Proteins from a single region of Phycisphaerae bacterium:
- the uvrA gene encoding excinuclease ABC subunit UvrA, which yields MTLIAGNTDRFIRIQGARQHNLRNISLNIPRDRFVVITGLSGSGKSSLAFDTIHAEGQRKYIETLSAYARQFLQQMTKPDVDHIEGLPPTIAIEQRTGGMNPRSTVATTTEIYDYLRLLMARVGEPHCWVCGQRIDRYSPQEIVDTVMALPPNTRIMVLAPVVRGQRGTHQEVLQQIRREGFVRIRVDGRVYDVKEPPSLAKTRKHTIEVVIDRLTVKPGTNIRLAESVSLALNLGGETVIIAFDRGQGTWQERMYSSRFACPKHPQASVPDLSPGLFSFNSPHGACPTCDGLGHVPEFDEDLVVADASLSLAQGAIDAWQHSGKQLNIFYRKMLNEFCESFKVPPDVPYKNLPAEIRRILMYGTNKETAAKYGARFEGVLPNLKRRWETTDNESVKQRLHEFLSERPCEACGGARLRPEALAVKVGGKNLHDITRMTIEQSHAFFGGLKLTGERTIIASQILREVIQRLRFMIDVGVGYLGLDRASSTLSGGEAQRIRLATQVGSGMVGVCYVLDEPTIGLHPRDNGKLIGTLRRMTDAGNTVLVVEHDEETIRAADYLIDMGPGAGSHGGQVVAAGPINEVLRHPESITAKYLRGEVTIPLPEKRRKVVLAQSIQIKGAAENNLKHIDVTIPVGCFVCITGVSGSGKSTLINEVFLKGLRRLLGQSRAPAGKHEQIIGASRVDKVVQIDQSPIGRTPRSNPCTYTGAFDLIRALFARTREAKIRGYRPSRFSFNVKGGRCEACQGQGTKRIEMHFLPDVFVDCDLCKGRRYNRETLEVRYRGKSIADVLDMRVEESIPFFANFERIKHLLLALDDVGLSYMTLGQSSTTLSGGEAQRVKLAAELGKPATDHTLYVLDEPTTGLHFADVHNLLRVLNRLVDKGNSLVVIEHNLEVIKCADWIIDLGPEGGDAGGQVVAAGRPEEIARDERSHTGRFLRSRLATT from the coding sequence ATGACACTGATAGCCGGCAACACTGACCGGTTCATCCGAATCCAGGGTGCCCGGCAGCACAACCTGCGCAACATTTCGCTGAACATACCCCGCGATCGGTTCGTGGTCATCACCGGACTGAGCGGCTCGGGCAAAAGCTCCCTGGCCTTCGATACCATCCACGCCGAGGGGCAGCGCAAGTACATCGAGACGCTCTCGGCCTACGCCAGGCAGTTCCTTCAACAGATGACCAAACCGGACGTCGATCACATCGAAGGCCTGCCCCCCACCATCGCCATCGAGCAGCGAACCGGCGGAATGAACCCGCGCTCGACGGTCGCGACCACAACCGAGATTTACGACTACCTGCGGCTCCTGATGGCCCGCGTGGGCGAACCGCACTGCTGGGTGTGCGGACAACGTATCGACCGCTATTCGCCGCAGGAAATCGTCGACACGGTCATGGCCCTCCCCCCGAACACGCGGATCATGGTGCTGGCCCCCGTGGTGCGCGGGCAGCGGGGAACCCACCAGGAGGTCTTGCAGCAGATTCGCCGCGAAGGGTTCGTGCGCATTCGGGTCGACGGGCGGGTCTACGACGTGAAAGAGCCGCCCTCGCTCGCCAAGACGCGCAAGCACACCATCGAGGTGGTCATCGATCGCCTGACGGTCAAGCCCGGGACGAACATCCGGTTGGCCGAAAGCGTGTCACTGGCGCTGAACCTCGGCGGGGAAACGGTGATCATCGCTTTCGACCGCGGACAGGGCACGTGGCAGGAGCGGATGTACAGCTCGCGGTTCGCCTGCCCCAAACACCCGCAGGCGAGTGTGCCCGATCTTTCGCCCGGCCTGTTCAGCTTCAACTCGCCGCACGGGGCTTGCCCGACGTGCGACGGCCTGGGGCACGTGCCTGAGTTCGACGAAGACCTTGTGGTGGCCGATGCGTCGCTGTCCCTCGCCCAGGGGGCAATCGACGCATGGCAACACAGCGGCAAACAGCTCAACATCTTCTATCGCAAAATGCTCAACGAGTTCTGCGAGAGCTTCAAGGTGCCGCCGGATGTACCGTATAAGAACCTGCCGGCCGAGATTCGTCGGATCCTCATGTACGGCACCAACAAGGAGACGGCCGCGAAATATGGTGCCAGGTTCGAGGGCGTGCTGCCCAACCTCAAGCGCCGATGGGAAACGACGGACAACGAGAGCGTCAAGCAGCGGCTGCACGAGTTTCTCAGCGAACGGCCGTGCGAAGCCTGCGGTGGAGCCAGGCTCCGGCCCGAGGCCCTGGCGGTCAAGGTCGGAGGCAAGAACCTGCACGACATCACCCGGATGACCATCGAGCAAAGCCACGCCTTCTTCGGCGGGCTCAAGCTGACCGGCGAGCGGACAATCATCGCGTCCCAGATTCTCCGCGAGGTCATCCAGCGGCTGCGGTTCATGATCGACGTCGGCGTCGGGTACCTCGGGCTTGACCGGGCCAGCTCGACCCTATCGGGAGGCGAGGCCCAGCGGATTCGGCTGGCCACCCAGGTCGGCAGCGGCATGGTCGGCGTGTGCTACGTGCTTGATGAGCCGACCATCGGCCTGCACCCCCGCGACAATGGCAAGCTGATCGGCACCCTGCGGCGCATGACCGACGCGGGAAACACCGTCCTGGTGGTCGAGCACGACGAAGAGACCATCCGGGCGGCCGACTACCTCATCGACATGGGGCCCGGTGCCGGTTCGCATGGCGGCCAGGTCGTCGCCGCCGGGCCGATCAACGAAGTCCTGCGACACCCGGAGTCGATAACCGCCAAGTACCTGCGAGGCGAGGTGACCATCCCCCTGCCCGAGAAGCGCCGGAAGGTCGTGCTCGCACAGTCGATCCAAATCAAGGGCGCGGCCGAGAACAACCTCAAACATATCGATGTCACCATTCCGGTAGGCTGCTTCGTGTGCATCACCGGTGTGTCAGGCAGCGGCAAGAGCACGCTGATCAACGAGGTGTTCCTCAAAGGCCTGCGACGGCTGCTCGGTCAATCGAGGGCCCCGGCCGGCAAGCATGAGCAGATCATCGGGGCCTCGCGGGTGGATAAGGTGGTTCAGATCGATCAGTCGCCGATCGGCCGCACGCCACGGAGCAACCCGTGCACCTACACCGGAGCGTTTGACCTGATCCGGGCCCTATTCGCCCGCACGCGCGAGGCCAAGATTCGCGGGTACCGGCCCAGCCGCTTCAGCTTCAACGTGAAAGGCGGACGCTGCGAGGCCTGCCAAGGCCAGGGCACCAAGCGGATCGAGATGCACTTCCTGCCCGACGTGTTCGTCGATTGCGACCTCTGCAAGGGCCGGCGATACAACCGCGAAACGCTCGAGGTGCGGTATCGAGGCAAATCGATCGCCGACGTGCTCGATATGCGGGTTGAGGAGAGCATCCCGTTTTTCGCGAATTTCGAGCGGATCAAACATCTGCTGTTGGCTTTGGATGACGTCGGGCTGTCGTACATGACGCTCGGGCAGTCATCGACCACGCTGTCGGGCGGCGAGGCCCAGCGCGTCAAACTCGCGGCCGAGTTAGGCAAGCCGGCCACCGATCATACGCTGTACGTGCTCGACGAGCCGACCACCGGCCTGCACTTCGCCGACGTGCACAACCTGCTACGCGTGCTGAACCGGCTGGTGGACAAGGGCAACAGCCTCGTGGTCATCGAACACAATCTCGAAGTCATCAAGTGCGCCGACTGGATCATTGACCTGGGCCCCGAGGGCGGCGACGCCGGCGGACAGGTGGTCGCCGCCGGACGGCCGGAGGAAATCGCCCGTGATGAACGCTCGCACACCGGGCGGTTTCTGCGATCACGCCTGGCGACGACTTGA
- a CDS encoding type II secretion system protein — protein sequence MRLRAVRAFSLVEMIAVISIIAVLLSLAVVGVMGVLNSSKAKGTLATMIALKLAIEEFADDRSMASGRGDPRSTTGPDPRKEWRLPAPDNTLGYKAYFGSLPPTPIAQIDLDNPTAPLLNEDIPDQAQQASRQFSNMVRAYLQGANAGPIGREGLLPNGIDVKWRSPKQDPTGEDYASIECLVLFLSQMSTRSRAMMNKLPEACKSDNLDLDRAVLAGTGNYAALYEITDAWDKPLRWAVRRQTSDLVRWELRSAGKDGKFDVGGAFAPIGRTDDVVLQGP from the coding sequence ATGCGATTGAGAGCCGTTCGCGCCTTTTCGCTTGTCGAGATGATCGCGGTGATTTCGATCATCGCCGTGCTCCTGTCCTTGGCCGTGGTCGGCGTCATGGGCGTGCTGAACAGTTCCAAAGCCAAAGGCACGCTGGCGACGATGATCGCCCTCAAGCTGGCCATCGAGGAATTCGCAGACGACCGGTCGATGGCCAGCGGTCGCGGCGACCCGCGAAGCACCACCGGCCCGGACCCCAGGAAGGAGTGGAGGCTGCCTGCTCCCGACAACACCTTGGGCTACAAGGCCTACTTCGGTTCCCTGCCCCCGACGCCCATTGCGCAAATCGACCTTGACAACCCGACCGCACCGCTGCTGAACGAGGACATCCCCGACCAGGCACAGCAGGCTTCCAGGCAATTCAGCAACATGGTTCGCGCTTACCTGCAGGGGGCCAACGCCGGTCCCATTGGTCGAGAGGGTTTGCTCCCAAACGGTATCGATGTGAAATGGAGGAGCCCCAAGCAGGACCCCACCGGCGAGGACTACGCCAGCATCGAATGTCTGGTCTTGTTCCTGTCTCAGATGAGCACCCGATCCAGGGCCATGATGAACAAGCTGCCGGAAGCCTGCAAGAGCGATAATCTGGATCTCGATCGGGCGGTGCTGGCAGGTACGGGCAACTACGCTGCCTTATATGAGATTACGGACGCCTGGGACAAGCCGCTGCGGTGGGCGGTCAGGCGGCAGACAAGCGATCTGGTTCGATGGGAGCTTCGCTCGGCCGGCAAGGATGGGAAATTTGATGTGGGCGGCGCGTTCGCCCCGATCGGCCGGACCGACGACGTGGTATTGCAGGGGCCATGA
- a CDS encoding prepilin-type N-terminal cleavage/methylation domain-containing protein yields the protein MANGKPTQAAAPKLLALGYRLSVGASSRRSVALNPGPRLTRSGDAKAGSLNPFLASAFTLTELLVVLGILAIVAALAVPALGPMFTSNQTASAISTLSSMLVNAQTIARAQDTAVALRIERAFKTNDSKLMVNIQGLTPYETGIKRADMLKRFIPPPVWLNHQQVRLLKLTGTAFEAPSGGFEPVALPEHVWLAPGEALTNAVAFPSLLENNLKYEPAEGVTYNRFENFMVVFNRFGELVRYPGENCYYLDRTQKFTENHDAYPSVEYPLGQDSSLSLIAYDRRRWENVNDDLARRDLLARTGVPIYINRFSGAILEEKR from the coding sequence ATGGCGAATGGAAAGCCCACGCAGGCAGCCGCACCAAAGCTGTTAGCTCTCGGCTATCGGCTATCGGTCGGAGCAAGCAGTCGTCGCAGCGTGGCTCTGAACCCTGGGCCCCGCTTAACACGGTCCGGGGACGCGAAGGCGGGATCCCTGAACCCTTTCCTCGCCTCGGCTTTTACTCTTACCGAACTCCTGGTCGTATTGGGCATTCTGGCGATTGTGGCGGCCTTGGCCGTGCCGGCCCTGGGTCCGATGTTTACCTCGAATCAGACCGCCTCGGCCATCAGCACTCTCAGCAGCATGCTGGTTAACGCCCAGACAATCGCTCGGGCGCAGGACACGGCGGTTGCCCTGCGGATCGAACGGGCATTCAAGACCAACGACAGTAAGCTCATGGTCAACATCCAAGGATTGACACCCTACGAGACGGGAATCAAGCGTGCCGACATGTTGAAGCGCTTCATCCCGCCGCCGGTCTGGCTGAATCACCAGCAGGTCAGGTTGCTGAAGCTTACCGGAACGGCGTTCGAGGCTCCTTCCGGGGGCTTCGAGCCCGTTGCGCTGCCCGAGCACGTCTGGCTCGCCCCCGGCGAGGCGCTGACCAACGCCGTGGCGTTTCCAAGCCTGCTGGAGAACAACCTGAAATACGAACCTGCCGAGGGCGTTACATACAACCGATTCGAGAACTTCATGGTGGTCTTCAACAGGTTCGGCGAGCTGGTTCGTTACCCCGGCGAAAACTGTTACTACCTCGACCGCACGCAGAAGTTCACTGAGAATCATGATGCTTATCCCTCCGTGGAGTACCCGCTGGGTCAGGATTCGTCGCTCTCGCTGATCGCCTATGATCGCAGGAGGTGGGAGAACGTCAACGACGACCTTGCGCGGCGCGATCTGCTGGCTCGCACGGGTGTGCCGATCTACATCAATCGTTTCAGCGGCGCGATTCTGGAGGAGAAGAGATGA
- a CDS encoding type II secretion system protein — protein sequence MKRAENRRQKSEDRRQNAGTPPRFQSFARCGGSPVSCLLFPGFSLLELMIAIVILGIGMVMVATIFPIGIDMAAQTVQMNIAQSVADAALATLKLKVPSISDLTGDSVASYLVFAPDVTATDLDTVIDNSANNNDVLALALSGKKSGPPPPPLTDWMPVDSPWVVEYGPPGLNIASYLTGIFPAGGPPKVRLFTETTGWTGEKGASGPGGAWDYAYVIPSQNLLLNYLTWLSQGKDPRSSMIPPTLGQVPDVYPVNLVDQVYPPVPLIAFDPKKNEYKKRLPADFIPDVAGRRYSWIGIHHVTDPTSGRARFVVTILVTHRSSLTNRYARQAEPSQDKVAGYNPRFIQPDDRRELRLPKPDMDSRTDMLFPHPWLVRFDQINLGTGEVRCTQAVADLLPPGSYFVAARSVYAFNSSNEQIFPAALAAGTAYEVSARQGQRGNPDDIWTLQIRRQPPVAGAASEWIPENPSSPRELEIPYAWVVSPAVERVGTGYSFQAKSPVAGVFVRMVE from the coding sequence ATGAAGAGAGCGGAGAACAGAAGACAGAAGTCAGAAGACAGGAGGCAGAATGCCGGAACGCCGCCGCGTTTTCAGTCATTCGCCCGCTGCGGCGGTTCTCCTGTCTCCTGTCTCCTGTTTCCCGGCTTCTCGCTGTTGGAGCTCATGATCGCCATCGTCATTCTGGGCATCGGCATGGTCATGGTCGCCACCATTTTCCCCATCGGCATCGACATGGCCGCCCAGACCGTCCAGATGAACATTGCCCAGTCGGTCGCCGACGCGGCGTTGGCCACGTTGAAGCTGAAAGTGCCCAGCATCTCGGACCTGACCGGTGATTCTGTGGCATCCTACCTGGTCTTTGCGCCGGATGTTACGGCAACCGACTTGGATACGGTCATAGACAATTCCGCCAACAACAACGACGTGCTCGCGTTGGCTCTGAGCGGGAAGAAATCAGGGCCGCCGCCGCCGCCGCTGACGGACTGGATGCCAGTGGACTCGCCCTGGGTTGTCGAATACGGCCCACCAGGCTTGAACATAGCGAGTTACCTGACCGGTATCTTTCCGGCAGGCGGTCCACCCAAAGTCCGTCTTTTCACCGAGACCACCGGCTGGACGGGCGAGAAGGGGGCAAGCGGGCCGGGTGGGGCGTGGGACTACGCCTACGTGATCCCGTCTCAGAATCTGCTGCTCAACTATCTTACCTGGCTATCACAAGGGAAGGATCCGCGTAGCTCGATGATCCCGCCCACGCTCGGGCAGGTTCCCGATGTCTATCCGGTGAACCTTGTCGATCAAGTCTATCCTCCCGTGCCGCTGATTGCGTTCGACCCCAAGAAGAACGAATATAAGAAGCGGCTTCCCGCTGATTTCATCCCCGACGTGGCCGGGCGGCGATACAGTTGGATCGGCATTCACCACGTTACCGATCCCACATCCGGCAGGGCGAGGTTCGTGGTCACGATTCTCGTGACGCACCGGAGCAGTCTGACAAACCGCTACGCTCGGCAGGCCGAGCCGTCCCAGGACAAGGTCGCGGGGTATAACCCTCGCTTCATCCAGCCGGATGATCGCAGGGAGCTGAGACTACCCAAACCGGATATGGATTCGCGCACGGATATGCTTTTCCCTCATCCTTGGCTGGTTCGTTTCGATCAGATCAACCTCGGTACCGGTGAAGTCCGCTGCACGCAGGCGGTGGCCGACCTGCTTCCACCCGGTTCGTACTTTGTTGCGGCTCGATCCGTTTATGCCTTCAATAGCAGCAACGAGCAGATCTTCCCGGCGGCGCTTGCTGCCGGGACCGCTTACGAGGTGTCGGCCCGTCAGGGGCAGAGGGGGAACCCCGACGACATCTGGACCTTGCAGATCAGGCGTCAGCCGCCGGTTGCCGGCGCGGCATCAGAGTGGATTCCGGAGAACCCGAGCAGTCCTCGGGAATTGGAAATCCCCTATGCGTGGGTGGTTTCGCCGGCCGTCGAGCGGGTGGGGACCGGTTACAGCTTCCAGGCCAAGTCGCCGGTGGCCGGTGTGTTCGTGAGGATGGTTGAGTAA
- a CDS encoding type II secretion system protein translates to MRTGEPRIENGEWRKGTHASDGVPNSSFFILHSSFRRAFTLTELLVSLVILVGMMTLIATIFATAGKSSGAAQAQARMHRQLLQAADAILVDLTNTLPGKDAAEIPKGVLAIAGVTIVARDTVRSAELPHRADVLMLLTQQQFEPFIYQHPPAGQTQFEQYKQVVYGHADFGELSAAGEWLGVPKFVEKALAKQWYASEWHLARRVVGFRKPPSVVDDSTNTRACQWPLVSPAFLGSDATRAVTDVWYDVNNTITFPGILGWMNPGFYAYDRSGSSSGGFGLYECYIERKADSSSGSGGGFFRVDRRQQGEFLLEKDPSDSRVYWWKRPSATGLWKRTDARRTPPDISYMPDQPKPNPVVPSDYVRRGSSDSVHFWPDWFYAPDRVKNPLTDSFRTRLDPTPPPGMPQRTAAYFLPSCSEFKVEFTYDDPSEIAVDPAKGQPILADTNGDGHVGEPYDAGALHDAPAASPINWETVPPGHIFVWTGLPTDPNVYDDLRNRTFPYRWPRALRITIRAYAPGGALDYPITHTLIHVWK, encoded by the coding sequence ATGCGAACTGGAGAACCGAGAATCGAGAATGGCGAGTGGAGAAAGGGAACGCACGCCTCGGACGGGGTTCCCAATTCTTCATTCTTCATTCTCCATTCTTCATTTCGACGGGCCTTCACCCTGACCGAGCTTCTCGTCTCGCTGGTCATTCTCGTGGGCATGATGACGCTGATCGCGACGATTTTTGCCACGGCCGGCAAGTCCAGCGGCGCGGCCCAGGCTCAAGCCCGCATGCACCGCCAGCTTCTCCAGGCCGCCGACGCGATACTCGTTGACCTGACCAACACGCTGCCGGGCAAGGACGCTGCCGAGATTCCCAAGGGCGTCTTGGCCATCGCGGGTGTCACCATTGTTGCCCGCGACACCGTTCGATCCGCTGAGCTGCCTCACCGTGCCGACGTGCTGATGCTCCTGACGCAGCAGCAGTTTGAGCCCTTCATCTACCAGCATCCCCCTGCCGGCCAGACGCAGTTCGAACAGTACAAACAGGTCGTGTACGGTCACGCCGATTTCGGCGAGTTGAGTGCGGCCGGCGAGTGGCTCGGCGTCCCCAAATTCGTGGAAAAAGCGCTTGCCAAGCAGTGGTACGCTTCCGAGTGGCACCTCGCCCGCCGGGTGGTGGGTTTCCGCAAACCGCCCAGCGTGGTCGACGACTCGACGAACACGCGTGCCTGCCAGTGGCCGCTGGTGTCACCCGCGTTCCTTGGTAGTGACGCGACCAGAGCCGTCACCGATGTCTGGTACGACGTCAATAATACCATCACCTTCCCCGGCATCCTCGGTTGGATGAACCCGGGGTTCTATGCATACGATCGCAGCGGCTCGTCATCCGGCGGATTCGGTCTTTACGAGTGCTATATCGAGAGGAAGGCCGACAGTTCTTCCGGATCCGGAGGCGGTTTCTTCCGAGTTGACAGGCGGCAGCAGGGTGAGTTTCTGTTGGAAAAAGACCCTTCAGATTCGCGCGTCTATTGGTGGAAGCGCCCCAGCGCCACAGGCTTGTGGAAGCGAACAGATGCGCGCCGCACACCGCCGGACATCTCGTACATGCCGGACCAGCCGAAGCCTAATCCGGTTGTCCCGTCCGATTATGTCAGGAGGGGATCGTCAGATTCCGTGCATTTCTGGCCCGACTGGTTCTACGCTCCGGATCGCGTTAAGAACCCGCTGACAGATTCTTTTCGCACGCGACTGGATCCTACGCCGCCGCCGGGCATGCCGCAGCGGACCGCGGCTTATTTCCTGCCTTCGTGCTCGGAGTTCAAGGTCGAGTTCACCTATGACGACCCGAGCGAGATCGCCGTCGATCCGGCCAAAGGTCAGCCGATCCTTGCGGACACCAACGGCGATGGGCATGTGGGGGAGCCGTACGACGCGGGGGCCCTGCATGACGCGCCGGCCGCCTCGCCGATTAACTGGGAGACCGTTCCGCCGGGTCACATCTTTGTCTGGACGGGCTTGCCGACCGATCCCAATGTCTATGATGATCTTCGCAACCGCACCTTCCCCTATCGCTGGCCTCGGGCCTTGCGGATCACCATCCGGGCCTACGCCCCCGGCGGAGCTTTGGATTACCCAATCACGCATACCCTGATACACGTGTGGAAGTGA
- a CDS encoding cofactor-independent phosphoglycerate mutase, whose product MKYAIILPDGAADEPIPQLDGKTALEAARIPNMNWIAATGRSGLVRTIPEDFTPGSDVATLSVIGYDVRAHYTGRAPLEAVANNISLGPDDLVFRCNLVTIIDGRMEDFSAGHISQAEATQVINDLQSALGNDRISFHVGVGYRHLMVVKGGISMKVNCQPPHDIPGEEVAGYLPTGKGSDELRELIAKSQEILANHDVNIVRRDLGENPATSIWLWGQGGKPRLPSFQEKYGLRASAITAVDLIRGIALSIGWKLIQVPGATGYIDTNYRGKGEAAAAALDEMDMIVVHIEAPDEAGHNGDAAAKVKAIEEIDEHIVGPLLDKLKSFDKWRILIAPDHPTPVIKKTHSAVPPPFCMVGTGVAPDRSERFTESQAEESGLRIDPGHELMEYFLKSGKLA is encoded by the coding sequence ATGAAGTACGCAATCATACTGCCCGACGGGGCCGCCGACGAGCCAATCCCGCAGCTCGACGGCAAGACCGCCTTGGAAGCGGCCCGCATCCCGAACATGAACTGGATCGCGGCCACCGGGCGGTCCGGCCTCGTCCGCACCATCCCCGAAGATTTCACTCCCGGCAGCGACGTGGCCACGCTCAGCGTCATCGGCTATGACGTCAGGGCCCACTACACCGGCCGGGCGCCCCTTGAAGCGGTTGCCAACAACATCAGCCTTGGCCCTGACGACCTCGTCTTCCGCTGCAACCTGGTCACCATCATCGACGGGCGCATGGAAGATTTCTCGGCCGGACATATCTCCCAGGCCGAGGCCACCCAGGTCATCAACGACCTGCAATCCGCTCTGGGAAACGATCGTATTTCGTTCCACGTCGGCGTCGGCTACCGGCATCTGATGGTGGTCAAGGGCGGCATCTCGATGAAGGTCAACTGCCAGCCGCCGCACGATATCCCCGGCGAGGAGGTCGCCGGCTATCTGCCCACCGGCAAGGGCAGCGACGAATTGCGGGAGCTGATCGCCAAATCGCAGGAAATCCTCGCCAACCACGACGTCAACATCGTCAGACGTGATCTGGGCGAGAACCCGGCCACGTCCATCTGGCTGTGGGGTCAGGGCGGAAAACCCAGGCTACCGAGCTTCCAGGAGAAATACGGCCTGCGGGCGTCGGCCATCACCGCCGTCGATCTTATTCGCGGCATCGCTCTGAGCATCGGCTGGAAGCTCATCCAGGTCCCAGGAGCCACCGGCTACATCGACACCAACTACCGAGGCAAGGGCGAGGCGGCGGCCGCGGCCCTCGATGAAATGGACATGATTGTGGTACACATCGAGGCCCCCGACGAGGCCGGCCATAACGGCGACGCCGCCGCCAAGGTCAAGGCCATCGAGGAAATCGACGAGCACATCGTGGGCCCGCTCCTCGACAAGCTCAAGAGCTTCGACAAGTGGCGCATCCTGATCGCCCCAGATCATCCCACCCCGGTAATCAAGAAAACCCACTCCGCGGTTCCGCCGCCGTTCTGCATGGTCGGCACCGGCGTCGCCCCCGATCGCTCCGAACGCTTCACCGAATCCCAGGCCGAGGAATCAGGGCTCCGAATCGACCCCGGCCACGAGCTTATGGAGTACTTCCTCAAGTCCGGCAAGCTTGCATAA
- a CDS encoding homoserine dehydrogenase: MSDVFRIGLIGCGTVGQGVVRIIQAEAAEIERKTGVRLELARVVDKDPAQAAKVNVPVGLVSTSASDVFNDKTINVVVELVGGTTVAKDFVLAALNAGKSVVTANKALLAKHGREIYATARRNNCCVAFEASVGGGIPLILPLRTGLIANRINAIYGILNGTCNYILSEMSRNGKPYAMALAEAQAAGYAELDPTLDVNGTDTAHKLAVLASLAFCCDVDFGALHIEGIDQLDAIDLAAGRELGYVCKLLGIAQRTDDGISLRVHPSFVSKKHPLASTSGSFNAVSVYGNWVGHALFYGRGAGSKPTASAVVADIVDIAIGNAGRTFERFRVLSDVTGPPKYVPMEQLRSRYYIRLKVVDRPGVMAAFTRVFGDRQISLKAVTQHETPQVPGDRTATVVVLTDVAQEGHVQAALKEIGSLDIVRESPVMIRVVEEHEEYPT, translated from the coding sequence ATGAGTGATGTTTTCAGAATCGGACTGATCGGCTGCGGAACGGTCGGACAGGGCGTGGTCCGCATCATCCAGGCCGAGGCCGCCGAAATCGAGCGAAAGACCGGCGTTCGGCTGGAACTGGCCCGCGTCGTGGACAAGGACCCCGCCCAGGCCGCCAAGGTCAACGTCCCGGTCGGGCTGGTCAGCACCAGCGCCTCCGACGTCTTCAACGACAAAACCATCAATGTGGTGGTTGAGCTGGTCGGCGGAACGACCGTCGCCAAAGACTTCGTGCTGGCGGCACTCAACGCAGGCAAGAGCGTGGTGACCGCCAACAAGGCCCTGTTGGCCAAGCACGGCAGGGAGATCTACGCGACCGCCCGGCGGAACAATTGCTGCGTGGCGTTTGAGGCAAGCGTCGGCGGGGGCATCCCGCTGATTCTGCCGCTGCGCACCGGTCTGATCGCCAACCGCATCAACGCCATCTACGGCATTCTCAACGGCACCTGCAACTACATCCTTAGCGAGATGAGCCGGAACGGCAAACCCTACGCAATGGCGCTCGCTGAGGCCCAGGCCGCCGGCTACGCCGAGCTGGACCCGACGCTTGACGTCAACGGCACCGATACCGCCCACAAGCTCGCCGTCTTGGCATCGCTGGCCTTCTGCTGCGACGTGGACTTCGGGGCCCTGCACATCGAGGGTATCGATCAGCTCGATGCGATCGACCTGGCCGCCGGCAGGGAACTGGGCTACGTCTGCAAGCTGTTGGGCATCGCTCAGCGGACCGACGACGGCATCAGCCTGAGAGTTCATCCCTCGTTCGTTTCAAAAAAGCACCCGCTGGCCTCGACCAGCGGCTCGTTCAACGCCGTCAGCGTCTATGGCAATTGGGTCGGCCACGCGCTCTTCTACGGTCGCGGAGCCGGCAGCAAGCCGACCGCCAGCGCCGTCGTGGCCGACATCGTCGACATCGCCATCGGCAACGCCGGCCGGACCTTCGAGCGCTTTCGAGTGCTCAGCGACGTGACCGGCCCGCCCAAGTACGTGCCGATGGAACAGCTTCGCTCGCGCTACTACATCCGGCTTAAGGTCGTGGATCGCCCCGGCGTGATGGCCGCGTTCACCAGGGTTTTCGGTGACCGGCAGATCAGTCTCAAGGCCGTCACTCAGCATGAGACGCCGCAGGTGCCCGGCGACAGAACCGCGACCGTCGTGGTGCTGACCGACGTCGCCCAGGAGGGCCACGTCCAGGCGGCGTTGAAAGAAATCGGTTCGCTCGATATCGTGCGCGAGTCACCGGTCATGATCCGGGTGGTTGAGGAACACGAAGAGTATCCGACATGA